A part of Crassostrea angulata isolate pt1a10 chromosome 5, ASM2561291v2, whole genome shotgun sequence genomic DNA contains:
- the LOC128185342 gene encoding uncharacterized protein LOC128185342 encodes MYLREIALLNGGKRIDFDDPNALSDQEYVNLTGINKVSFDDLLSAVDGKVKNTSTRSVRTSLRIFLLKMRCGLSNEMLSTLLNVSKSSIRRAISVVRRTLMETFVPNNVGFQHISREDVINKHTRPLAESLFGGTGTQTILVLDGTYIYLQKSMNFAFQRKSYSMYKGRPLVKPMIVVTTSGYYLSVLGPYVAKNNDAAILSHIMKTNKEDVLKWIEERDVFIVDRGFRDSLTLLEDLGLVSAMPAFIKKGEKQMSTADANTSRLVTKIRWVVESANARIKRWKFFDRVLPSSQVPFISDFIKIVCGISNKYFPPLSTGCTEEYSLVAAKMQYLSRQINQLKEEVEERKLDTRSAIWKHPDDLQDFPRLDEDQLRKLTCGTYQVKLASSYAEEHFGSGCDIMVHKEDPSLIRVRIRSRHISSKSYLLWIRYDEGSVIGWYCRCRAGARVVGMCAHITAVLWYIGLGRDMESLRSVRDCSKFIDDAAVIPDAIDESESEDDSSECLNEQ; translated from the exons ATGTATCTAAGGGAGATTGCTCTGCTAAATGGAGGGAAAAGAATAGACTTTGATGATCCAAATGCATTGAGTGACCAAGAGTATGTCAACCTCACTGGAATAAATAAAGTCTCCTTTGATGATCTGCTATCAGCTGTAGATGGAAAGGTAAAGAACACATCCACTCGCAGTGTTAGAACCAGCCTTAGAATTTTTCTTCTTAAGATGAGATGTGGTCTGTCCAATGAAATGCTGTCAACACtattaaatgtttcaaagtCAAGCATTCGTCGCGCCATCTCGGTAGTGAGGAGAACACTGATGGAGACATTTGTACCAAACAATGTTGGGTTTCAGCACATCTCCAGAGAGGATGTTATAAATAAGCATACCAGGCCATTAGCAGAGTCTCTTTTTGGTGGTACTGGCACCCAAACCATTCTTGTTTTAGACGGCACATACATTTATCTACAAAAAAGTATGAACTTTGCCTTTCAAAGGAAATCATATAGCATGTATAAGGGTCGTCCATTGGTGAAGCCAATGATTGTTGTAACAACTAGTGGCTATTACCTCTCTGTTCTTGGACCATATGTAGCGAAGAACAATGATGCTGCAATCTTGAGCCACATCATGAAGACTAACAAAGAAGATGTGTTGAAGTGGATCGAAGAGAGAGATGTGTTTATTGTAGACAGAGGCTTTCGGGATTCCTTGACATTACTTGAAGACCTTGGATTAGTATCTGCCATGCCTGCATTTATTAAGAAAGGTGAAAAGCAAATGTCAACAGCAGATGCAAATACAAGCCGTTTAGTGACCAAG ATACGCTGGGTGGTAGAATCTGCTAATGCGAGGATAAAGAGGTGGAAATTTTTTGACCGTGTCCTTCCTTCGTCCCAGGTGCCATTCATTAGTGACTTCATCAAGATTGTGTGTGGAATATCAAACAAGTACTTTCCACCTTTGTCAACTG GTTGCACTGAGGAATACTCTCTTGTAGCAGCTAAGATGCAGTACCTGTCCAGACAAATCAATCAACTAAAAGAGGAAGTAGAAGAAAGGAAACTGGATACCCGCTCAGCGATCTGGAAACACCCTGACGATCTTCAGGATTTTCCTCGTCTTGATGAAGATCAACTTCGAAAGTTGACCTGTGGCACATATCAAGTGAAGCTTGCTAGTAGTTACGCAGAGGAACACTTTGGGAGTGGATGTGATATCATGGTTCATAAAGAAGACCCGTCCTTGATAAGAGTCAGGATTAGGAGCCGGCATATTTCCTCAAAGTCTTACCTTCTTTGGATACGATATGATGAGGGAAGCGTGATTGGATGGTATTGTAGATGTCGTGCTGGGGCAAGAGTAGTGGGTATGTGTGCCCACATTACCGCAGTTTTATGGTATATTGGTTTAGGACGTGACATGGAGTCCTTAAGATCTGTAAGGGACTGTAGCAAGTTCATTGATGATGCAGCTGTTATTCCAGATGCAATTGATGAGTCAGAATCAGAGGATGATTCCTCAGAGTGCTTGAATGAACAATAG